Proteins encoded in a region of the Mycobacterium branderi genome:
- a CDS encoding RelA/SpoT family protein, with product MADDQRTATQPPTEPLQVPDALPAEPRIGLKTSTSASRRVRARLARRMTAQRSTVSPVLEPLVAVHREIHPKADLSILQRAYEVAEQRHADQMRHSGDPYITHPLAVANILAELGMDTTTLVAALLHDTVEDTGYTLAQLSEEFGEEVGHLVDGVTKLDRVVLGSAAEGETIRKMITAMARDPRVLVIKVADRLHNMRTMRFLPPEKQARKARETLEVIAPLAHRLGMATVKWELEDLAFAILHPKKYEEIVRLVADRAPSRDTYLAKVRDEIVATLSASKINAVVEGRPKHYWSIYQKMIVKGRDFDDIHDLVGIRILCDEIRDCYAAVGVVHSLWQPMAGRFKDYIAQPRYGVYQSLHTTVVGPEGKPLEVQIRTRDMHRTAEYGIAAHWRYKEAKGRNGVPHPHAAAEIDDMAWMRQLLDWQREAADPGEFLESLRYDLAVQEIFVFTPKGDVITLPTGSTPVDFAYAVHTEVGHRCIGARVNGRLVALERKLENGEVVEVFTSKAPNAGPSRDWQQFVVSPRAKTKIRQWFAKERREEALEAGKEAMAREVRRGGLPLQRLVNGGSMAAVANELHYADVSALYTAIGEGHVSAKHVVQRLVAELGGIDQAEEDLAERSTPATMLRRPRSTDDTGVAVPGAPGVLTKLAKCCTPVPGDAIMGFVTRGGGVSVHRTDCTNAASLQQQSERIIEVHWAPSPSSVFLVAIQVEALDRHRLLSDVTRVLADEKVNILSASVTTSNDRVAVSRFTFEMGDPKHLGHLLDVVRNVEGVYDVYRVTSAA from the coding sequence GTGGCGGACGACCAGCGCACGGCTACCCAGCCGCCCACCGAGCCGCTGCAGGTCCCCGATGCCCTGCCGGCGGAGCCCCGGATCGGGCTGAAGACCTCCACCAGCGCGTCGCGACGGGTGCGGGCACGGTTGGCGCGGCGAATGACCGCCCAGCGCAGCACGGTCAGCCCGGTGCTCGAGCCGCTGGTGGCGGTGCACCGCGAGATTCACCCCAAGGCCGACCTGTCGATCCTGCAGCGCGCCTACGAGGTCGCCGAGCAGCGACACGCCGACCAGATGCGCCATTCCGGCGACCCGTACATCACCCACCCGCTGGCCGTCGCCAACATCCTGGCCGAGCTGGGGATGGACACCACCACGCTGGTGGCCGCCCTGCTGCACGACACCGTCGAGGACACCGGCTACACCTTGGCGCAGCTGTCCGAGGAATTCGGCGAAGAGGTCGGCCATCTGGTCGACGGCGTGACCAAGCTGGACCGGGTGGTGTTGGGCAGCGCCGCCGAGGGCGAGACCATCCGCAAGATGATCACCGCGATGGCGCGCGACCCGCGGGTGCTGGTGATCAAGGTCGCCGACCGGCTGCACAACATGCGCACGATGCGGTTCCTGCCGCCGGAGAAGCAGGCCCGCAAGGCCCGTGAAACGCTGGAAGTCATTGCGCCGCTGGCACATCGGCTGGGAATGGCGACCGTCAAGTGGGAGCTGGAGGATCTGGCGTTCGCGATCCTGCACCCCAAGAAGTACGAGGAGATCGTGCGACTGGTGGCCGACCGGGCCCCGTCGCGGGACACCTACCTGGCCAAGGTGCGCGACGAGATCGTCGCCACGCTAAGCGCATCCAAGATCAACGCGGTGGTCGAGGGCCGGCCCAAGCACTACTGGTCGATCTATCAGAAGATGATCGTCAAGGGCCGCGACTTCGACGACATCCACGACCTGGTCGGCATCCGGATCCTCTGCGACGAGATCCGCGACTGTTACGCCGCTGTGGGCGTGGTGCATTCGCTGTGGCAGCCGATGGCGGGCCGATTCAAGGACTACATCGCCCAGCCACGCTACGGGGTGTACCAGTCGTTGCACACCACCGTCGTCGGCCCGGAGGGCAAGCCGCTGGAGGTGCAGATCCGCACCCGCGACATGCACCGCACCGCCGAATACGGCATCGCCGCGCACTGGCGCTACAAGGAAGCCAAGGGCCGCAACGGTGTTCCGCACCCGCACGCCGCCGCCGAGATCGACGACATGGCATGGATGCGGCAGTTGCTCGACTGGCAACGTGAGGCCGCCGACCCAGGCGAATTCCTGGAATCGCTGCGTTACGACCTTGCGGTGCAAGAGATTTTCGTGTTCACCCCGAAGGGCGACGTGATCACGCTGCCCACCGGGTCAACACCGGTGGACTTCGCCTATGCCGTGCACACCGAGGTCGGCCACCGCTGCATCGGCGCCCGCGTCAACGGCCGGCTGGTAGCGCTGGAGCGCAAGCTCGAAAACGGGGAAGTCGTCGAGGTTTTCACGTCCAAGGCGCCCAACGCCGGGCCGTCGCGGGACTGGCAGCAGTTCGTGGTGTCGCCGCGCGCCAAGACCAAGATCCGCCAGTGGTTCGCCAAAGAACGCCGCGAGGAAGCGCTGGAGGCCGGCAAGGAGGCGATGGCCCGCGAGGTTCGCCGTGGCGGACTTCCGTTGCAGCGCTTGGTCAATGGCGGGTCGATGGCCGCGGTAGCCAACGAGCTGCACTACGCCGACGTGTCGGCCCTCTACACCGCGATCGGCGAAGGGCACGTCTCGGCCAAGCATGTGGTGCAGCGGCTGGTGGCCGAACTGGGCGGCATCGACCAGGCCGAGGAGGACCTCGCCGAGCGGTCCACCCCGGCGACCATGCTGCGACGCCCGCGCAGCACCGACGACACGGGCGTCGCGGTACCGGGCGCCCCCGGGGTGCTGACCAAGCTGGCCAAATGCTGCACGCCGGTACCGGGCGACGCGATCATGGGGTTCGTCACCCGGGGCGGCGGGGTCAGCGTGCACCGCACCGACTGCACCAATGCCGCGTCGCTGCAACAGCAGTCGGAGCGCATCATCGAGGTGCACTGGGCGCCGTCGCCGTCGTCGGTGTTCCTGGTGGCGATCCAGGTCGAGGCGCTCGACCGGCATCGGCTGCTCTCCGACGTGACCCGGGTGCTGGCCGACGAGAAGGTGAACATCCTGTCGGCCTCGGTGACGACGTCGAACGACCGGGTGGCGGTCAGCAGGTTCACCTTCGAAATGGGTGACCCCAAGCACCTGGGACATCTGCTCGACGTCGTCCGCAACGTCGAAGGCGTCTACGACGTCTACCGGGTGACGTCAGCGGCGTAA